A stretch of Metabacillus sp. FJAT-52054 DNA encodes these proteins:
- a CDS encoding Wzz/FepE/Etk N-terminal domain-containing protein: MEETISLKELFQTLKKRLALILIITALATATSGVVSYFFLTPIYQASTQILVNQSKNDQQVYEMSQVQTNIQLINTYSDIIKSPVILEKVKEQLKLEGLSEESITVASKTNSQVFLLTVQNEDPVLATSIANTTANVFQKEIKSIMKVDNVNILSQADIGENPSPIKPQPVLNMAIAFVVGIMAGVGVAFLLEYLDNTIKTEQDIEKLLELPVLGAITIIKEDMEEKDKSRPSAIAKTRGETYGA; encoded by the coding sequence ATGGAAGAAACCATCAGCTTAAAAGAGCTGTTCCAGACGCTGAAAAAACGTCTCGCTCTTATTCTCATTATTACCGCGTTAGCCACTGCAACAAGCGGTGTCGTCAGTTACTTTTTTCTCACCCCGATCTATCAAGCGTCCACTCAGATTCTCGTCAACCAATCCAAAAATGATCAGCAAGTCTATGAAATGAGTCAGGTTCAAACCAATATTCAGCTGATCAACACTTACAGCGACATTATTAAAAGTCCAGTTATCCTGGAAAAAGTAAAAGAGCAATTAAAATTAGAAGGCTTGTCAGAAGAATCTATAACCGTTGCAAGTAAAACTAACTCTCAAGTTTTTCTGCTTACAGTCCAGAATGAGGATCCTGTATTAGCAACTTCTATTGCTAATACGACAGCTAACGTTTTTCAAAAAGAAATCAAATCCATTATGAAAGTAGATAATGTAAATATCCTTTCACAAGCAGACATCGGTGAAAACCCATCCCCAATCAAACCGCAGCCTGTCCTTAACATGGCCATCGCATTTGTCGTCGGCATTATGGCTGGAGTAGGTGTTGCTTTCCTTCTCGAATACCTGGACAACACCATTAAAACCGAACAGGATATTGAAAAGCTTCTTGAGCTGCCCGTATTAGGAGCGATTACAATAATCAAGGAAGATATGGAAGAAAAGGATAAATCCCGACCTTCCGCAATTGCCAAAACAAGAGGTGAAACATATGGCGCGTAA
- a CDS encoding SWIM zinc finger family protein: MRDLDKERVLLTAERLRTILSPADEEDRNLVKKGLILYRQGSVYNVNVSAERISAKVQDVSPVLITLDLDFVQASYCSCPANGFCRHLMAAFLYVYASVERVGTFVDAWKDDRAAHVLSQMRRASELLKREFVLQDDSLESWHELFEREYEMLQVKTMQGLYHQFFFKLKQKAPKKLELKRLFVIHLAIVTITRMLASYNRTKVKDPSLQHMAMVYVNHMANAIETELEEMKRYATPFALDPLLEGSPNYFRKLLEAPDPFYSGTLGIYKLLWSGLMNRPKWLEMERKAFEEKQDDAVITKKDLMGMLHIDFLLKKDEAVLDYLRAGNVSLFPSSFLWLEEMTEKKQWDRLSKWLPYVMELSPEYVEADLPRKEVRSGAAFLLDVVGAYARASRKDDLYEEACRTLLPYSYNEYENMLALDERYYEWAELNMLLGYPVYEVEDRFLKEAEKAEPEAVLSLYKQTIYLEMEIRNRDSYKRAVRLLKKVKRLYKKMKSEEEWEDYLDMLQERYKRLRAFREELVKGKLIDG; this comes from the coding sequence ATGCGAGACCTTGATAAGGAGCGCGTTTTGCTTACAGCGGAACGGCTGCGGACGATCTTAAGTCCGGCTGATGAAGAAGACCGGAATCTTGTAAAAAAAGGGCTGATTCTTTACCGTCAGGGAAGTGTCTATAATGTGAACGTTTCCGCTGAGCGGATTTCGGCGAAGGTACAGGATGTGTCTCCTGTGTTAATTACGCTTGATTTGGATTTCGTCCAGGCAAGCTATTGCTCCTGTCCTGCAAACGGTTTTTGCCGGCATTTAATGGCCGCTTTTTTATATGTATATGCAAGTGTAGAGCGCGTCGGAACGTTTGTGGACGCCTGGAAAGACGATCGGGCGGCCCATGTTTTGTCACAGATGCGCCGGGCGAGCGAGCTGCTGAAGCGGGAGTTTGTCCTGCAAGATGATTCGCTTGAAAGCTGGCATGAATTATTCGAACGGGAATATGAGATGTTGCAGGTCAAAACGATGCAGGGGCTCTATCATCAGTTCTTTTTTAAATTAAAGCAAAAGGCACCAAAGAAGCTTGAGCTCAAGCGGCTGTTTGTCATTCACCTCGCGATTGTGACCATCACGCGGATGCTCGCTTCCTATAACCGGACAAAGGTCAAGGACCCCTCTCTGCAGCATATGGCGATGGTGTATGTGAACCATATGGCGAATGCGATTGAGACGGAGCTTGAGGAAATGAAGCGGTATGCGACTCCATTTGCACTCGATCCGCTGCTTGAAGGCAGTCCAAATTATTTCAGAAAGCTATTAGAGGCTCCGGATCCTTTCTATTCCGGTACGCTCGGTATTTATAAATTGCTGTGGTCCGGGCTGATGAACCGGCCGAAGTGGCTGGAGATGGAACGGAAGGCGTTTGAGGAAAAGCAGGATGATGCGGTCATCACCAAAAAGGATTTAATGGGCATGCTGCACATTGATTTTCTATTAAAAAAGGACGAAGCCGTTCTCGATTATTTGCGGGCCGGAAATGTCAGCCTTTTCCCTTCTTCTTTTTTGTGGCTGGAGGAAATGACGGAAAAGAAGCAGTGGGACCGGCTTAGTAAATGGCTGCCGTATGTGATGGAACTCAGTCCCGAATATGTGGAGGCGGATCTTCCAAGGAAGGAAGTCCGGAGCGGTGCCGCGTTTTTGCTGGATGTAGTCGGGGCTTACGCGCGCGCTTCCAGAAAAGATGATTTATATGAAGAGGCATGCCGAACGCTGCTTCCGTATAGTTATAATGAGTACGAAAATATGCTCGCTCTTGATGAACGGTATTATGAGTGGGCGGAGCTGAATATGCTGCTTGGGTACCCGGTTTATGAGGTCGAGGACCGGTTTTTGAAGGAAGCGGAGAAGGCAGAGCCGGAAGCAGTGCTTTCCCTTTATAAGCAGACGATTTACCTTGAGATGGAGATTCGGAACCGGGACAGCTATAAACGGGCGGTTCGTTTGCTAAAAAAAGTGAAACGTCTTTATAAGAAGATGAAAAGTGAAGAAGAATGGGAAGACTATTTGGATATGCTCCAGGAACGGTATAAACGATTACGGGCATTCCGGGAAGAATTGGTGAAGGGAAAGTTGATTGATGGATAG